A genome region from Anastrepha obliqua isolate idAnaObli1 chromosome 4, idAnaObli1_1.0, whole genome shotgun sequence includes the following:
- the LOC129246356 gene encoding uncharacterized protein LOC129246356 has translation MKSLRAQLLGRVLPIFLLLLLYQVLLTEAYMRSVRIADIPFSLADNADENHLNEGRLVGQMVGVEGRGIHAISSLEQRRSFFHIFNIPYIVCFFAAKGKWPFIPNFIQGRVDATARTFFKQNDSSIKQFCEKWIQIKECFRPIFATVTATDVERLGPVRSTPCTCANLINEPVVFFDKDHIGNVSRDTILNTIEFLESFLPPPPSKKTKKKNRVRSRVDEMDID, from the exons ATGAAGTCACTGCGCGCACAACTGCTGGGGCGTGTGTTGCCAATATTCTTGCTCTTGCTGCTCTATCAGGTGCTGCTCACTGAGGCATATATGCGTAGCGTACGTATTGCGGATATTCCATTCAGTTTGGCAGACAACGCCGATGAAAATCATCTAAATGAGGGACGTTTGGTTGGGCAGATGGTAGGCGTAGAAGGGAGAGGCATCCATGCGATTTCTAGTCTGGAACAGCGACGTAGTTTCTTTCATATATTCAATATACCTT atattgtttgcttttttgcCGCTAAAGGCAAGTGGCCATTCATACCAAACTTCATACAGGGACGCGTCGATGCGACTGCACGCACCTTCTTCAAACAAAACGATAGCTCCATCAAGCAATTTTGTGAAAAGTGGATacagattaaggagtgctttaGACCCATTTTTG CAACGGTCACGGCTACTGATGTTGAAAGGCTTGGCCCGGTACGTTCTACTCCTTGCACATGCGCAAATCTGATTAATGAACCAGTTGTTTTCTTCGATAAGGATCACATTGGCAATGTGAGCAGGGATACTATTTTAAATACCATAGAATTTTTGGAAAGTTTTCTCCCACCACCGCCGTCAAAGAAGACCAAGAAGAAAAATCGCGTACGCAGCAGAGTGGATGAAATGGATATTGATTGA